The following proteins are encoded in a genomic region of Liolophura sinensis isolate JHLJ2023 chromosome 7, CUHK_Ljap_v2, whole genome shotgun sequence:
- the LOC135469832 gene encoding uncharacterized protein LOC135469832 — MPVCVKQQETRTTPPGHPYQTRITPSGHPYQARTTPSGHPYHTRTTPSGHPYHTRITPPGHPYHTRITPPGHPYQARTTPSGHPYHTRITPPGHPYHTRITPPGHPYQARTTPSDHPYQARTTPPGHPYHTRITPPGHPYQARTTPSGHPYQARTTPPGHPYHTRITPSGHPYQARTTPSGHPYHTRTTPSGHPYHTRITPPGHPYHTRITPPGHPYQARTTPSGHPYHTRITPPGHPYHTRITPPGHPYQARTTPSDHPYQARTTPPGHPYHTRITPPGHPYQARTTPSGHPYQARTTPPGHPYHTRITPPGHPYQARTTPSGHPYHTRITPPGHPYHTRITPPGHPYQARTTPSDHPYQARTTPPGHPYHTRITPPGHPYQARTTPSGHPYQARITPPGHPYHTRITPPGHPYQARTTPSGHPYQARTTPSGHPYQARITQPGHPYQARTTPIKHRQDIHTKPGSDTARTSTPHQDQTLPGHPHHTRIKYRQDFHTKPGSDTARTSTPNQYQIPPGHPHQTRIRYRQDIHTKPGSDTTRTSTPNQDHTPPGHPHHTRVKHRQDIHTTPGLNTARTSTPNQDQIPPGHLHHTRVKYCQDIHTKPGSDTARTSTPHQG; from the exons ATGCCAGTCTGTGTAAAGCAGCAGGAG ACTAGGACAACaccgccaggtcatccataccagacCAGGATAACACcgtcaggtcatccataccaggccaggacaacaccgtcaggtcatccataccacaccaggacaacaccgtcaggtcatccataccacacCAGGATAACaccgccaggtcatccataccacacCAGGATAACaccgccaggtcatccataccaggctaggacaacaccgtcaggtcatccataccacacCAGGATAACaccgccaggtcatccataccacacCAGGATAACaccgccaggtcatccataccaggctaggacaacaccgtcagaccatccataccaggctaggacaacaccgccaggtcatccataccacacCAGGATAACaccgccaggtcatccataccaggctaggacaacaccgtcaggtcatccataccaggctaggacaacaccgccaggtcatccataccacacCAGGATAACACcgtcaggtcatccataccaggccaggacaacaccgtcaggtcatccataccacaccaggacaacaccgtcaggtcatccataccacacCAGGATAACaccgccaggtcatccataccacacCAGGATAACaccgccaggtcatccataccaggctaggacaacaccgtcaggtcatccataccacacCAGGATAACaccgccaggtcatccataccacacCAGGATAACaccgccaggtcatccataccaggctaggacaacaccgtcagaccatccataccaggctaggacaacaccgccaggtcatccataccacacCAGGATAACaccgccaggtcatccataccaggctaggacaacaccgtcaggtcatccataccaggctaggacaacaccgccaggtcatccataccacacCAGGATAACaccgccaggtcatccataccaggctaggacaacaccgtcaggtcatccataccacacCAGGATAACaccgccaggtcatccataccacacCAGGATAACaccgccaggtcatccataccaggctaggacaacaccgtcagaccatccataccaggctaggacaacaccgccaggtcatccataccacacCAGGATAACaccgccaggtcatccataccaggctaggacaacaccgtcaggtcatccataccaggctaggataacaccgccaggtcatccataccacacCAGGATAACaccgccaggtcatccataccaggctaggacaacaccgtcaggtcatccataccaggctaggacaacaccgtcaggtcatccataccaggctaggatAACACagccaggtcatccataccaggctaggacaacacc GATTAAACaccgccaggacatccacaccaaaccaggATCAGACaccgccaggacatccacaccacacCAGGATCAGACACtgccaggacatccacaccacacCAGGATTAAATACCGCCAGGACTTCCACACCAAACCAGGATCAGAtaccgccaggacatccacaccaaaccagTATCAGAtaccgccaggacatccacaccaaaccaggatcagataccgccaggacatccacaccaaaccaggATCAGATACCaccaggacatccacaccaaaccaggATCACACaccgccaggacatccacaccacacCAGGGTTAAACaccgccaggacatccacaccacacCAGGATTAAACaccgccaggacatccacaccaaaccaggATCAGATACCGCCAGGACATCTACACCACACCAGGGTTAAATACtgccaggacatccacaccaaaccaggatcagataccgccaggacatccacaccacacCAGGGTTAA
- the LOC135471456 gene encoding interferon-inducible GTPase 5-like, whose amino-acid sequence MKAVLQSGVWAQSQNLLLTHIHLILKSFSGIFLLMDLFTFPRKNCMKVINTEDFDFFFVLFDRRFSSHDGWLTEILSKMKKPLFFVRTKFDKAVEEQCGTHTEEEVHSNILKDARRSLKALNLHQCPIYVISNLEPERFEFPHLMDEVLLALPSHKVKAMVFTLGNFCSSFIAQKKKFLKSRIWKPASMSAAGGAIPIQGSDIVVDTAVLVMEIDFYIKQFGLDNESLRQLAESTGSSVKYYQDAIIKAKEVCLTRDYVATGVKAYIRERASGREYPKEFDRFLPVVDTMIQAGSSFGAAYYILDKIIDDLSADAARS is encoded by the coding sequence ATGAAGGCAGTGCTACAGTCGGGGGTTTGGGCACAATCACAGAACCTATTGCTTACCCACATCCATTTAATTCTAAAGTCATTTTCTGGGATTTTCCTGCTCATGGATCTCTTCACTTTTCCAAGGAAAAACTGTATGAAGGTCATAAACACTGAGGATTTCGACTTTTTCTTCGTCTTGTTTGATCGACGCTTTAGCTCACATGATGGATGGTTGACAGAGATTTTGTCCAAGATGAAGAAGCCGCTCTTCTTTGTCCGTACCAAATTTGACAAAGCCGTTGAAGAACAGTGCGGTACACACACCGAAGAGGAAGTTCATAGTAACATTTTGAAAGATGCCCGAAGAAGCCTTAAAGCGTTAAACCTCCACCAGTGCCCTATTTACGTGATATCAAACTTGGAACCCGAGCGCTTCGAGTTTCCCCATCTGATGGATGAAGTCCTACTGGCTTTGCCGTCTCACAAAGTAAAAGCCATGGTGTTCACGCTTGGGAATTTTTGCAGCAGCTTCATTGCGCAGAAGAAGAAATTTCTGAAATCCAGGATTTGGAAACCAGCTTCGATGTCTGCAGCCGGAGGAGCCATTCCTATTCAAGGCAGTGACATTGTTGTGGACACCGCAGTGCTTGTCATGGAGATAGATTTTTATATAAAGCAGTTCGGTTTGGACAATGAGTCATTAAGGCAGCTGGCGGAGAGCACCGGCAGTTCAGTCAAATATTACCAAGACGCCATTATCAAGGCCAAGGAAGTTTGTTTGACCAGGGATTATGTGGCGACCGGTGTGAAAGCTTACATCAGAGAAAGGGCTTCGGGGCGAGAGTACCCCAAAGAATTTGATCGGTTTCTGCCTGTCGTTGACACGATGATCCAGGCGGGCAGCTCATTTGGAGCGGCGTACTACATTTTAGACAAAATCATCGACGACCTATCTGCCGATGCAGCGCGTTCTTGA